The Hymenobacter swuensis DY53 genome includes the window GTGGCGTATCTGCTCCGGAGATTTTGCATTTCCTGGGCTTGAGCTAGAGCAATGGCCCGCACTTTGGGTGTCTGCTCGGCTGAGAGGCTGAGCTGCTTGGTAAGGCGCTGAGTCAGGAAATCGGCCCGTTGCTCGGGCGTCATGTTGGGGCGGTTCTGGGCAGCGCCGTCGGGGCGGGCCATAGGTGTGGCGGCAGTCTGCGCCGAAACGGAGCCGGCAGTCAGGATAACGGCGGTTAAGAGGGCAAGCATCTTTTTCATGGAGAAGGAGTCTGTGTGACAGGGTATGGCCGGTTAGAAGGCCGGATGGAGGCCAAGTTTAATGTTCGGCCCCAAAAACCACCGGCCCACTTCCAGGCAGGCCCTTTCAATCAGTAGAAACGCCTATATTCGGGCCACGGAGCGGCTTGCAGGCTGCTTTTTTTGCCAAATTCACAATCCTCGTCTCACCTTTTTCTCTTTCCTCTCAACAACCTGTATGGCAAATATTTTCGCCAAAAAACCGCTGGCTCAACTGCTGGGCGAAGCTAACTCATCCGGGCACGGCGCGCTAAAGCGCACTCTAGGCGCGGGCAACCTTGTTGCGCTGGGCGTGGGAGCTATTATTGGGGCAGGCCTGTTTGTGCGCACGGCCAACGCTGCCGCACAGGCTTCCGGACCTGGTGTAACGCTGGCTTTCATCCTGGCTGCTTTCGGCTGTGTATTCGCGGGGCTATGCTACGCCGAGTTTGCTGCCATGATTCCCATTGCCGGCTCGGCTTATACCTACGCCTACACTACCATGGGTGAGTTTGTGGCCTGGACTATCGGCTGGGCGCTGATTATGGAGTATGCCTTGGGGGCCGCTACCGTAAGTATTGCCTGGAGCGAGTACCTGAATAAGCTGTTGGAAGTTTTTCACACCAGTATACCATACCATTTAACTCACTCTCCCTTTGAGCATGCCTTGGTTAATGGCGTAGACACGCGCGGCCTTATTAACCTGCCTGCCTTGTTCATCATCGTGATGCTGAGTCTGCTGCTGGTGAAAGGAACACAGGAATCGGCTATGTTCAACGCCGTTATTGTGGTATTGAAAACGGCCATCGTGGTGATTTTCATTGCTGTGGGCTGGCAGTTCATCAACCCCGAAAACCACACGCCTTATCTGATTCCGGCCGATGCGGTAGTGAAAAACGCCGCTGGTGAGGTAGTTCGTACGTATGAAGGGTGGAACAAACACGGTTGGGGAGGTATTCTGGGCGGGGCGGGTATCGTTTTCTTCGCCTTCATTGGTTTTGATGCCGTAAGTACCGCTGCACAGGAAGCCAAAAACCCTAAGCGCGACATGCCTATCGGTATCCTGGGCTCGTTGGCCCTTTGCACAGTCCTTTATATTCTGTTCGGTCACGTACTCACAGGTGTTGCTAACTGGCGCGAGTTTGCCGATCCGGCTATCG containing:
- a CDS encoding amino acid permease — its product is MANIFAKKPLAQLLGEANSSGHGALKRTLGAGNLVALGVGAIIGAGLFVRTANAAAQASGPGVTLAFILAAFGCVFAGLCYAEFAAMIPIAGSAYTYAYTTMGEFVAWTIGWALIMEYALGAATVSIAWSEYLNKLLEVFHTSIPYHLTHSPFEHALVNGVDTRGLINLPALFIIVMLSLLLVKGTQESAMFNAVIVVLKTAIVVIFIAVGWQFINPENHTPYLIPADAVVKNAAGEVVRTYEGWNKHGWGGILGGAGIVFFAFIGFDAVSTAAQEAKNPKRDMPIGILGSLALCTVLYILFGHVLTGVANWREFADPAIGGEASVAYAIKAHMTGYGWLATAVTVGILLGFTSVILVMLMGQSRVFFSMAKDGLMPRAFSELHPKFNTPYKSNLMLMVFVGLFAAFVPGSVAGDLTSFGTLLAFVLVSIGVWVMRKSDPAQHRPFRSPLSSPSFPLVPFMGAGVCLALIVGLDIKTLVLAIGWMLLGFIVYFIYGKRNSKLQQGIVVVPTEMEEQAFIEPDPKNA